The genome window AACTACTGGAGATGGTAAAAATCAGCTTGGAATTTGGTTATGGTATATTGAAGGAACAGGGTATAACCATGCTCAGTTAGCTCAGAAAATTGCAGACATTGGTATACGTAGAGTCTATATAAAAGTAGGAGATGGAGGCATTAACGCAAATAATTGGCCTGAAGTTGTAGATACCTCTTTGGTTCAAACGTACAAAGATGCTGGTCTTGAAGTTTGGGCTTGGGCGTATAATTACCCGGGGAATGACAGTAAACAAGCTGAAGTCTTATACACTGCTGCTCAGACAGGCTATGAAGGTTTTGTCACAGATATTGAAATTGAGTTTGATGAAAAAAGCACAGAACTACATAACATCTTTACCGCTTTCCGTTCGGCTCTTAATGATGCAAAAGAAGATGGCTATGCTACAGATGACTTCAAACTATACTGTACAACTTGGGGAAACCCGAAAGATCATAAAATGCGTGTGGATATTATTGACCAGTATGTAGATGGACATATGCCACAAACTTACCTCGAAGTTTGGGGAGATACTTATATGTCAAATGCGACCTATTGGGTAAATGTAGGAACAGAAGAGTATCAAGAACTTGGTTGTGAAAAACCTGTACATCATATTATCAGTGCTGAATATGATCAAATTTCTGTAGACCAAATCAATGAAGTGATTAGTGCTTCTGGAGCACAAACATCTTTATGGCGTATACCTGGAGAAGGGACTCCATTAAGCATTTGGAATACAATTGAGAAAGTAAACTGGTCAGTTGATTTCGAATAATTCCGACCTAAAATATTTCCCTAAAAAAGGGACTTCATTGCAATTTATCTTAAAAAGCTTCGGCGTAAACTCGAATATCATTTTCAAGTTTACGCCGAATTATTTTTTATGCTTAAGCTTAAAGAAAAAACACAGAAGACTTAATTGTTAGGGCTATTGTCTTCAGGATAAAACTTTACTGTTCTTAGAGTTGCTCTAAGAACTCATAAATACTGCGTCCACCTCCTACCTTCTTACCTAAATCCTTAGATCACTTCGTGAACTCTAAGGATAGTCGTACCTATTTTCTTATGTCATAGTACTAAGTAGTTGGACAAAAGAAAACGGTTTTATTTTCCATTCATACACAGTGGAGATTGTATTGCTTATTCTAATTGTAGTGTTCATTTCTTTTCTTGATAAAAGAAACGAACCAAAGAAAATCAAGCCACATAAAAAACGGACACCCCACCAGCCACGCTTCTCCGCTTTTGTGGCGAACAACCCGCAAACACGCATAGGAGGGCTGTTTGTCCCATCACGCGGAGCTTGCGCTGATTTGTGGGGAGAACGATTGAATGGGACTTGATTTTTTGCTTCGTTTTTCATCAAGGAAAAATGAAGACTACTATTAAATCAATGAAAAATAATTCCCACTATAGACGATCAATTTGAATTAAAATCGAAATTACCCGAATTCATATGTCCACCTACTTACTTCTTCTTATACTTGTCTTCTTCCCAATTACCACTAAGCAATATTTTGCCTTTACTATCAATCATCTCACCTTTTCCATGACGAAGGTTATTTTCCCATTCACCTACATATTTCTCACCTGATTTGAAATAGTAAGTTCCATTTCCTTCTCTCCTTCCTTCTCTAAAGTCACCTTTGTAATAATCGCCATTCATCCAATGATAGATACCAGTACCATGCATTTCATTATTTCGCCATTCTCCTTCGTAGAAGCCTTTTCTATCTAGAATAGCATAGCCATAACCTTTTGCTTTACCATTTACCATTCTCCCGATATATTTGATTTCTACATCATCTATATTGAAAAATGTCGTGTATTGGTAAGCCTGTAATGCAACATCAAGTTCAGCTCTCAAATTTTCAACATGAGTATTCGCATAATTGAGGTTAGCTTTTTCACCATCCAAGGCTGAACTTAAGCTATCAAGATTTGTAGATAACTCCTCAATTGTACTTTTCTGATTATTGTTTTGTGTCTTTAGTTTAGTCACTAAACCTTTGGTATTGTCAAGTTTTACGGTGTTAATCACAACAGGCTTTTTATGCTCACTTTTTTTCTGAGCAAGAAGTGTACTATCATACAAAAACATCTCTAACTCTGGCTTAAGACTATCTGCTTTTGCATAAATAGTTAAGGCTGAATCATATTCATCAATGATCAAATAAGAATCTGCTGTTGCTCTTAACTGAAGATATTCAATCTCTCCTTTTAAATTCTCTACAGCATCGTTCTTCTCATTGATCAACACGATGTTTAATGTCACAGAGATAAGTCCTAAAACGATTAAAGCGATATAAATAAATGACTTCTTTTTCATATTAGTAACCAAGATTTATCTTCGGAAGTTTGTCCTCTATCTTTCTTGTATCTAAACCTATATAGACATTGAACCTTAGGATATGACTCGTTTTGTATTCATAACCACTGCTTTTTTGTCCGTAGGTAAACATATGCCCGACAAAGAATGTCAAAGTATTATTCATCACATACCCAAAACCGTTATAGGTTCTAAAGTCTTCCATCGGATTATTTACAATTGACTCGCCACTATGCATAAAAATCTCTGCACTTGGAGAAAAGTACCAGCTCTTTTCTTTGATCTCTTTTGAGTTAATCGGGATGTAACCAAAAATCTTATATCGGTATCTATTGGTATAATCATGGTCTTCACCTACATCATTTTTTCTTTTCCAACGGTGTTCGAATCGAAACTGATGATACATTTTAACCCTTCCCATCTTTGGCATTTTGAACAACCATTGGTGCCATATACGAGGCTCGTAAGTTACTTTATCGTAAGCATCGCTATCCATATCAGGACTAAAATTCATTACGAGCGTTGGACCGATAACAGCTTCAAAATAATCATTGAACATAATGTTTAACCCAAATCGGTTATACATCTGTCTAGGTCTTCCTGAAAAAGACCAAACGTTATCAATATCATTTCTTGTCCTCCAATGGTGTTCTCCGTAGTAACCTAGTTTTTCACTAAACCTAATTTTCAGATATGCACCATACCACATACCTGTCTCTTCCATGCTTGTTGTAGATCGTTTGACGTCAGATTGTGCGTAGAGTAGGTTATGCATTCCGAGAAACAGAATGATGAAAAGTTTATATTTTGTCTTCATAATGTACTATAAGGCTCGGCGAATATAATTGTATTTATCTCGGTCAGCAATTTTTTAAAAGATAATTAATATTAATTTTCATAGTTCATTAGACATAAAAATACGAACACAAACAGATAGCTATCAATTAGTTAAGGCCACACACCTTAGTCAAAAAGTTGATTTACAAGCTTTTTTAGCCTTAAACACTTCTCTAAACTTTTAAAAAAGCACTTTTTGAATGATGTAACTATTTATAGCTCAATAGAAATAAGGCTAAAAATAATCTTAGAAATAGAATAACAATCCACATCATTCCAACAGCTATATAACTCCAAACTAAAGCTGAAAAGAAAAGCTATACATTGTTACACGACACGATATCATACCCTCAAATCTACTTCAGTTCAGATTTTTATTTATCTTCAGATTAAACCCTTCCGTCTACTTACCGTCAAAGCAAACAATTAAACACTGAAGCCTCATGAATGAAAAAGAAAAAATCAAACATTTGTCTTGGCGAGCAGGATTTGGCTTGAGTTATCAACAATGGCACTCCTACACAAAGCTCAACGACTATATTCATGATCTTTTTGAACATGCGAAAAATGTAGAATTATTAGGCGAAGAAGTCTCCAATGAGGAGATGCAAAGCATGATGCAAGAGGATAAAAAAGATCTACAAATGGAAATGCGAAAAATGGAGAAAGACGCCAATTTCCAATGGTTCCAACAAATGCAAAAAGACGAGAATGCTTTGCGTGAAAAAGTGACTTTCTTTTGGCACGATTACTTCGCCTGTCGTATCAATAACAGCTATTGGTCCATCAAACTAAATAACACCATACGAGAAAATGCACTCGGAAACTTCAAAATCCTACTCACCGAAGTCAGTAAAACTTCGGCTATGCTTCGTTTTCTGAACAACCAACAGAATAAAAAGAATGCTCCCAATGAGAATTTTGCGAGAGAAGTGATGGAGCTTTTCACCATGGGGCGAGACAAATACAGTGAAGAAGATATCAAAGAAGCGGCTAGGGCTTTTACAGGTTGGCGAAGCAACCGCTTGGGTGAATTTGTTTTCCATGAAAAAAGACATGATACAGGTCTAAAAACATTTCTAGGACAAACAGGAAATTGGAATGGCGACGATATCATTGATATTATTTTAGAACAGCCACAAACTGCTCATTTTGTAGCGAGTAAAATTCATCAACATTTCGTTTCTGAAACAGACGATGAGAAGCAAATCCAATGGATTGCAGATAAACTCATAGAAAATAACTATGAAATCAGCCCAACACTGAGAGCCTTATTTACTGTTTCTTGGTTCTATGATTCAAAGAACGAAGGCTCAATTATCAAGTCTCCGATTCTGCTTTTAGTTGGGATGAGTAGACAAGGGCAGTTTGAATTCAATGATACAAAAAAATGTATCCGAGTTCAGCAAAGTTTAGGACAAATTCTCTTCAAACCACCTAACGTAGCAGGTTGGAATGAAGGAAGAGCTTGGATTGACAGTTCTACGCTACTTTTCAGACTGAACCTTCCGATGGCACTAGAAAAAAGAAAGATTGCGACTTACAAACCAACCAATGCTACTCCCTTTGAATTGGCTGATTTTCTATTTCAAGTCCCACTTCCAAAAGCCAATTATCAACTTCCTACAAAATTTGGAATTGACCCAATGCTTTCATTTATGTCTACGCCCGAATACCAAATTTGCTAACTATGAAAAGACGAGATTTTCTAAAATATACAAGCCTTACAACTTCGGCTGTTCTTGTACCTTCTTTCCTGAAAGCCTTCGAAATCCCTCAAAACTTTGAAGGTAAGAAGCTTGTCATTATTCAGTTTTCGGGAGGAAATGACGGACTAAATACCTTTGTGCCTTACCAAAATGATTTGTATTATCAGTATAGACCTAAAGTAGCTCTCAGCAAAGATGAAATACTCAAAGTACATTCTGAGATTGGTTTTCACCCTGCCCTCCAACAGCTTCGATCGCTCTATGATGAAGGCTATGTTTCGATCATCAATGAAGTAGGATACCCAAATCCTAACCGTTCACACTTCCGATCTATGGACATTTGGCACACAGCATCAGAAGCGCAAGAATACAAAAACAATGGATGGCTTGGCAGATATTTGGATGCTGAATGTACTGCACCACATATGGCTATCGAAATGAGTCAAGGACTTTCGCTTGCCCTAAAAGGAGATCAATTAAGCGGTATGGCTGTACCGAATCTGAATATGCTTCAAAAGACGATTCGCTCAAAACATGTAAAGTACATAAACAATAATCACAAAGGGCATTCTCATAATGCTCATGTCGATTTTATGTATAAAACACTCGCGAGTACCTATTCGAGTACAAACTATCTGAATGAGAAAATAGGTAAAGTAGATCGTTCATCTTCCTATCCTCAAACGCAACTCGGAAAGCAATTGCAAGATGTTGCTAGTTTTATAAAAGCCGGAGCAAAAAGCAAAGTCTATTATGCGACTCACAACGGTTTCGATACACATGTCTATCAAAAAAATAAACACCAACAATTACTAGGGCAATTTGATGAAGCCGTCGGTACTTTCGTACAAGACCTAAAAAAATCTGGGCAGTTTGATAATACTTTGGTTGTAGTCTTCTCTGAATTTGGACGAAGAGTAAAAGAAAATGGTTCGGCTGGTACAGACCACGGTACGGCAAACAATATGATTATTATCGGGAATCAACTTAAAAAAGCAGGATTCTACAATCAAGAAACTGACCTTGTAAACCTAGACTCCAACGGAGACTTACAATATTCTGTTGATTTCAGAGATGTCTATGCTACTCTCCTCGACAAATGGCTAGATACAAAACATGATCAGATTTTAGGTGGAAAAAGAAGTCCGTTGGCTTTCATATAGAACAAAGGTGCGATAAATCGACATCTCTACAGTATTTTATGATTTTTGAATTCGTAGAAAGCTTCGCTAACTCTAAGGATAGTGGTAGAGACAAGGCATGCCTTGTCTCTACAGTAGTCCAAATGAACATTAAGATCAATAAAACGATGAAGAAATATTTTTGATTAATACTTTACTACAGTTAAATAACGTTTTGCTAACGTATAATTTTAATCTTCATTTAAAACATCTATAATAATCAAAATACTGAAAGAGAGATAAGACGGCACAACTTATCTCTCTAT of Sediminitomix flava contains these proteins:
- a CDS encoding MORN repeat-containing protein translates to MKKKSFIYIALIVLGLISVTLNIVLINEKNDAVENLKGEIEYLQLRATADSYLIIDEYDSALTIYAKADSLKPELEMFLYDSTLLAQKKSEHKKPVVINTVKLDNTKGLVTKLKTQNNNQKSTIEELSTNLDSLSSALDGEKANLNYANTHVENLRAELDVALQAYQYTTFFNIDDVEIKYIGRMVNGKAKGYGYAILDRKGFYEGEWRNNEMHGTGIYHWMNGDYYKGDFREGRREGNGTYYFKSGEKYVGEWENNLRHGKGEMIDSKGKILLSGNWEEDKYKKK
- a CDS encoding DUF2490 domain-containing protein encodes the protein MKTKYKLFIILFLGMHNLLYAQSDVKRSTTSMEETGMWYGAYLKIRFSEKLGYYGEHHWRTRNDIDNVWSFSGRPRQMYNRFGLNIMFNDYFEAVIGPTLVMNFSPDMDSDAYDKVTYEPRIWHQWLFKMPKMGRVKMYHQFRFEHRWKRKNDVGEDHDYTNRYRYKIFGYIPINSKEIKEKSWYFSPSAEIFMHSGESIVNNPMEDFRTYNGFGYVMNNTLTFFVGHMFTYGQKSSGYEYKTSHILRFNVYIGLDTRKIEDKLPKINLGY
- a CDS encoding DUF1800 domain-containing protein, yielding MNEKEKIKHLSWRAGFGLSYQQWHSYTKLNDYIHDLFEHAKNVELLGEEVSNEEMQSMMQEDKKDLQMEMRKMEKDANFQWFQQMQKDENALREKVTFFWHDYFACRINNSYWSIKLNNTIRENALGNFKILLTEVSKTSAMLRFLNNQQNKKNAPNENFAREVMELFTMGRDKYSEEDIKEAARAFTGWRSNRLGEFVFHEKRHDTGLKTFLGQTGNWNGDDIIDIILEQPQTAHFVASKIHQHFVSETDDEKQIQWIADKLIENNYEISPTLRALFTVSWFYDSKNEGSIIKSPILLLVGMSRQGQFEFNDTKKCIRVQQSLGQILFKPPNVAGWNEGRAWIDSSTLLFRLNLPMALEKRKIATYKPTNATPFELADFLFQVPLPKANYQLPTKFGIDPMLSFMSTPEYQIC
- a CDS encoding DUF1501 domain-containing protein; translation: MKRRDFLKYTSLTTSAVLVPSFLKAFEIPQNFEGKKLVIIQFSGGNDGLNTFVPYQNDLYYQYRPKVALSKDEILKVHSEIGFHPALQQLRSLYDEGYVSIINEVGYPNPNRSHFRSMDIWHTASEAQEYKNNGWLGRYLDAECTAPHMAIEMSQGLSLALKGDQLSGMAVPNLNMLQKTIRSKHVKYINNNHKGHSHNAHVDFMYKTLASTYSSTNYLNEKIGKVDRSSSYPQTQLGKQLQDVASFIKAGAKSKVYYATHNGFDTHVYQKNKHQQLLGQFDEAVGTFVQDLKKSGQFDNTLVVVFSEFGRRVKENGSAGTDHGTANNMIIIGNQLKKAGFYNQETDLVNLDSNGDLQYSVDFRDVYATLLDKWLDTKHDQILGGKRSPLAFI